The Paramicrobacterium fandaimingii DNA segment GGCATTGCTGCCGCGAATGTGCAGCGCCGTCGAGACGGTGTCGGCAAACTGGCCGATCACCGCATTGCCTGTGCCCTCAAGCATGAGCCGGTGGAGGGTTGCATCGGCGGCGAAGAATGTGTGCGGATCGCGGTCTTTGTACGCGCGTTGCATCGCATAGCCAGCCTCGACAACGGCTGCGCGGGCCTCATCGCTCATGCGCAGCGCGGCGAAATGCGCTGCGGCATGCTCGATGCCGAGTCGCAGCTCAAGCAGCTCGTACATCTGCTGCAGGTACTCGGGACCTTCGCCGCGCCACTGCACGACGTGGGGGTTCAGCAGGTCCCACTGGTCGCGCGGCTGCACGCGTGTTCCGCGCTGAGGTCGAGATTCGACGAGCCCCATGGAGCTGAGTGTGCGGATGCCCTCGCGCACGACGGAGCGCGAGATGTCGAGCTGTTCGCACACCTGCTCTGCGTAGATGATCGACCCGATCGGGAGCTCACCCGTGACGATCTGCTGCCCGATGACGTCGACGACGCGGTCGTAGAGCCCGTGGCCGCGTCGTGCGTTGAAGCGCGTGCGAGGCGGGGGCAACGGTGGCACATCTGATCGCCACCTGATGGCGCCGCGTTCGTCATCTGTGGTCATGCGCCGTCTCCCTCCTCCGCTGTCTTCACGTCTCAGTCTGTGTGGTATGCCTCTGATGGAATCTGCGTAGCGAGTTTGCCGCCGCTCACATCGATGAGCGACCCGGTAATGTATGACGCCTGGTCAGAGGCGAGAAAGCAAATCAGGTTCGCGATGTCGTCCGTACTGCCCCAGCGTCGCAGCGTCAGGGTGTCGAGAAGTTCGCTCTGCTTGTCGTCGGGGAGCTCGGCGAAGTGATTCATCTGTGTGGGGATCATTCCTGGCGCATATGCGTTCACGGTGATATTCCACGGCCCCAGCTCACCCGCGAGACCTCGAGTGAAGTGGGCGACCGCCGCCTTCGACGTGGCGTAGGCGACGCTGCGAACGCGCGGCGAGATCGCGGCAAATGATGCCGCATTGATGATGCGGCCTGCGCGTTGCTTCTTCATGTACGGTGCCACGGCCTTGCACATGAGGAACGTGCCTTTCACATTCACATCCTGAATGACGTCCCAGGTGCTCTCGTCGAGCTCATCGATGGGCGCATCGCCGACAACGCCCGCGTTGTTGACAAGAATGTCGATGCGACCGAGCGCCGTGTGTGCGTCGGCAAGCAGCTCGGCAATGCGGCCGGCGTCGCGCACGTCGCACGTGTATCCGAGTGAAAGCGGATCGATGGCTGCGAGCTCGTTGGTGACGTTTGCGATGTCATCGCTGTTGACGTCGCAGGCGACAACGTGCACGCCTTCGCGAGCGAGGGAAAGTGCGATATCCCGGCCTATTCCGCGGCCAGCCCCGGTGATGACGGCGACCTTGTCGCCCAGATCTATGTGCATGTCGGCTCCATTGCCCCGTGACGCCCTGCGGTCACGTTTTGATCACGTCATTGATACGTAATACTTATTGTATATACCCTAGAGACTGACGACGCATCAGTGTCTGCCACAGTGCAAGGAAGCACAGGAGGTCAAGCAATGAAGTTTGGATCGGCAAAGCGAGTCGTGGCCCTAGCCGC contains these protein-coding regions:
- a CDS encoding SDR family NAD(P)-dependent oxidoreductase, which codes for MHIDLGDKVAVITGAGRGIGRDIALSLAREGVHVVACDVNSDDIANVTNELAAIDPLSLGYTCDVRDAGRIAELLADAHTALGRIDILVNNAGVVGDAPIDELDESTWDVIQDVNVKGTFLMCKAVAPYMKKQRAGRIINAASFAAISPRVRSVAYATSKAAVAHFTRGLAGELGPWNITVNAYAPGMIPTQMNHFAELPDDKQSELLDTLTLRRWGSTDDIANLICFLASDQASYITGSLIDVSGGKLATQIPSEAYHTD
- a CDS encoding FadR/GntR family transcriptional regulator, whose translation is MTTDDERGAIRWRSDVPPLPPPRTRFNARRGHGLYDRVVDVIGQQIVTGELPIGSIIYAEQVCEQLDISRSVVREGIRTLSSMGLVESRPQRGTRVQPRDQWDLLNPHVVQWRGEGPEYLQQMYELLELRLGIEHAAAHFAALRMSDEARAAVVEAGYAMQRAYKDRDPHTFFAADATLHRLMLEGTGNAVIGQFADTVSTALHIRGSNASRSYSTAQSLDSASAGRHVELAEALASKNPDAAQKAVNDIMFATLAEVEHLLESRSPRDSLRD